TTTTAAACCTTTGCTTCCCGGAGTAAAAATCGTTCCTTTTGGCGATGCAGAGGCTTTAGCAAATGCTTTGGACGATACAGTGGCTGCTGTTATCGTTGAACCGATACAGGGTGAAGGTGGGGTGAATGTGCCTCCACCTGGTTACCTTAAGAAGGTAAGGCAACTCTGTGACGAGGCAGGCTGCTTCCTTATCTTAGATGAGATTCAAACAGGCATGGGTAGAACAGGTAAGTTGTTGGCTGAAGAATGGGAAGATGTAAAGGCTGATATTGTCTGCTTAGGTAAGGCATTGGGTGGTGGAGTTGTGCCCATTGGTGCAGTAGGCGCTACGGAGACAGCATGGCAGGGCTTTATTGACAATCCGCTCATTCATGAGAGCACTTTTGGGGGAAATCCTCTTGCTACCAGTGCGGGCATAGCAGCCGTGGATGAAATAGTTGGTAAACAAATTTGGAATAACGCGCATAGCACGGGAGATAAGTTGCTTTCCGCTCTACGGAGCGAAGCTGAGAAATACCCGCATCTTATAAAGGAAGTACGTGGACGTGGACTACTCATCGGTGTGGAAATGATGGAGGAAGGTTACGGACTGCCCATGATGGGTTTTATGCTGGAAGAAAAGACTTTGGTAGCTTACACCTTGAATAATCCAAGGGTTATTCGCATAGAGCCACCTCTTATCATTGGTGACGAAGAAATTCAGTGGCTTGTGAATGCTTTTCAGAAAGCTTTGGCCAAACTCGACAAACTGGCCAAGGATTTGGAGGTGTAAATAGACATGTTAGTGGAGGAAGAGATAATCATAAATGCTCCTGCTGACAAGGTTTACCAGATTGTGAAGGATATGGGACGCTATCCTGAATTCATACCTTCTCTAAAAGAAGTAACAGTTTTGGAAAATGGACCAGGTTATACGGTGACTAAATGGGTATCAAAAGTGCAGTCATTTACGCTGCAATGGACTGAACGTGACACGTTTTTCGACGAAGAGAGAAGAGTGGAATACAAATTAGTGGAAGGAGCCATGAAAAAGTTTGAAGGGAAATGGATTGTAGAACCTCAAACGGATGGTACGACTAAAGTGCATCTGGATGTGGATTTTGAGCTCGCTATGCCAGCCTTGAGAGATTTCTTAGGACCCATGGCAAAGAAGATTATGCGAGATTCTTTGAAGTCCTTATTGCAAGGGATAAAAGCAGAAAGCGAAAGAGTGTGAAATGAGCAAGGTAGTAATCATTGGGGCTGGCCCTGCTGGTATTTTTTGTGGACTTCGCCTTTCGGAAGTACTTAGCGGTGA
The genomic region above belongs to Coprothermobacter proteolyticus DSM 5265 and contains:
- a CDS encoding aspartate aminotransferase family protein produces the protein MNPDEILQKYHDHINPGLADLLQLGGLAAVDDKAEGAYVWDADGNKYLDAVGGYGVFGLGHRPPKVIEKVKETLDKMPLASKIFINSCEAELGEKLSEATGYQYFMFLNSGSEAVETALKLARLTTGKTNFIGMTNAYHGVTFGALSVSGRDVYKEPFKPLLPGVKIVPFGDAEALANALDDTVAAVIVEPIQGEGGVNVPPPGYLKKVRQLCDEAGCFLILDEIQTGMGRTGKLLAEEWEDVKADIVCLGKALGGGVVPIGAVGATETAWQGFIDNPLIHESTFGGNPLATSAGIAAVDEIVGKQIWNNAHSTGDKLLSALRSEAEKYPHLIKEVRGRGLLIGVEMMEEGYGLPMMGFMLEEKTLVAYTLNNPRVIRIEPPLIIGDEEIQWLVNAFQKALAKLDKLAKDLEV
- a CDS encoding type II toxin-antitoxin system RatA family toxin — its product is MLVEEEIIINAPADKVYQIVKDMGRYPEFIPSLKEVTVLENGPGYTVTKWVSKVQSFTLQWTERDTFFDEERRVEYKLVEGAMKKFEGKWIVEPQTDGTTKVHLDVDFELAMPALRDFLGPMAKKIMRDSLKSLLQGIKAESERV